The Pseudomonas azadiae genome includes a window with the following:
- a CDS encoding MalY/PatB family protein — MSFDFDTIHSRFGTGSTKWNRYPQDVLPMWIADMDIAAPPAVLQALHARLDQQVLGYSVAGADVREAIVADLWAKYAWRVQPDELLFLPGVEPGFNMALHAFVQPGQPVVLQTPNYRPIRLAPGNWNLPRIEVPFQLSNGEYLTPLPALRQALAGAGALLLSNPHNPIGKVFPREELLAVANACLENGALIISDEIHAELCFDGRRHIPTASLSDEIAQRTITLMSASKAYNVAGLKTCFAVVQNAEVRERFNAARCGMVDSVSPLGLEATRAAYSECGEWLDALKAYLQANRDYLFDAVQNRLPGVVTHAPQGTYLAWLDCSALELADPQQFFLEQAKVGLSAGIEFGDDSQQFVRLNFGCPRAMLEEGLQRMERALRQA, encoded by the coding sequence ATGAGCTTTGATTTCGACACGATCCACTCGCGCTTCGGCACCGGCAGCACCAAGTGGAACCGCTACCCGCAGGACGTCTTGCCCATGTGGATCGCGGACATGGACATCGCCGCGCCACCCGCCGTGCTCCAGGCCTTGCATGCACGCCTCGACCAGCAGGTCCTCGGCTATAGCGTCGCCGGCGCGGATGTGCGTGAGGCGATTGTCGCTGACCTGTGGGCCAAGTACGCCTGGCGTGTGCAGCCCGATGAGCTGCTGTTCCTGCCGGGCGTCGAGCCGGGTTTCAATATGGCGCTGCACGCGTTTGTACAGCCGGGCCAACCGGTGGTGCTGCAGACGCCCAACTACCGGCCGATCCGCCTGGCGCCGGGAAACTGGAACCTGCCGCGCATTGAAGTACCGTTCCAGTTGAGCAACGGCGAATACCTCACGCCGCTGCCGGCCCTGCGCCAGGCGCTGGCTGGCGCGGGCGCGCTGCTGTTGAGCAACCCGCACAATCCCATCGGCAAGGTCTTCCCCCGCGAAGAACTGCTGGCGGTGGCCAATGCCTGCCTGGAAAACGGCGCGCTGATCATCTCCGATGAAATCCACGCCGAGCTGTGCTTCGACGGTCGCCGCCACATCCCCACGGCCAGCCTCAGCGATGAAATCGCCCAGCGCACCATCACCCTGATGTCGGCGAGCAAGGCCTATAACGTGGCCGGCTTGAAGACCTGCTTTGCGGTGGTGCAGAACGCCGAGGTCCGCGAGCGCTTCAACGCGGCCCGTTGCGGCATGGTCGACAGCGTCAGCCCCCTGGGCCTGGAAGCCACCCGTGCGGCGTACAGCGAATGCGGCGAATGGCTCGATGCGTTGAAGGCGTACCTGCAAGCCAACCGCGACTACCTGTTCGATGCCGTGCAAAACCGCCTGCCCGGCGTGGTGACGCATGCACCGCAAGGCACCTACCTGGCCTGGTTGGATTGCAGCGCCCTGGAGCTCGCCGATCCGCAGCAGTTCTTTTTGGAACAGGCCAAGGTCGGGTTGAGCGCCGGTATCGAGTTCGGCGATGACAGCCAGCAGTTCGTGCGCCTGAACTTCGGCTGCCCGCGGGCGATGCTTGAAGAAGGCTTGCAACGCATGGAGCGCGCGCTGCGTCAGGCTTGA
- a CDS encoding N-carbamoylsarcosine amidohydrolase has protein sequence MNEQSADANYQGVWGNRIGFGKKAALLMIDFMQGYTTEGAPLFAPGVVTAVAQSVELLATARQHGIAVVHTNIRYHPGHFVDGGIWVKKAPVMKDMVEGNPLAAFCAEVLPLAEEVVITKQYASAFFGSSLAPMLHAQGIDTVVLAGCSTSGCIRATAVDAVQHGFRTIVVRECVGDRHPAPHEANLFDIDSKYGDVVSKQEAMRKFREQ, from the coding sequence ATGAACGAACAATCCGCCGACGCCAATTACCAGGGTGTCTGGGGCAACCGCATCGGCTTCGGCAAAAAAGCCGCACTGTTGATGATCGACTTCATGCAAGGCTACACCACCGAAGGCGCACCGCTGTTCGCTCCGGGCGTGGTCACGGCCGTCGCGCAAAGCGTCGAGCTGTTGGCCACTGCGCGCCAACACGGGATTGCGGTGGTGCACACCAATATCCGCTACCATCCCGGCCATTTCGTCGATGGCGGCATCTGGGTCAAGAAGGCCCCGGTGATGAAGGACATGGTCGAAGGCAACCCGCTCGCGGCGTTCTGCGCCGAGGTGCTGCCGCTGGCCGAGGAAGTGGTGATCACCAAGCAATACGCCAGTGCGTTTTTCGGCAGCAGCCTGGCGCCGATGCTGCATGCCCAGGGCATCGACACCGTGGTGTTGGCGGGTTGCTCCACCAGCGGCTGCATCCGCGCCACAGCGGTGGATGCGGTGCAACATGGGTTTCGCACCATCGTCGTGCGCGAATGCGTCGGTGACCGGCACCCGGCGCCCCATGAAGCCAATCTGTTCGATATCGACAGCAAGTATGGCGATGTGGTGAGCAAGCAGGAGGCGATGCGCAAGTTCAGGGAGCAATAA
- a CDS encoding DNA-3-methyladenine glycosylase I: MEESGLTTDETGRTHCTWRTAAPEYPRYHDHEWGVPVAGDIALYEKICLEGFQAGMAWITILRKREQFRAAFDGFDFHRVAQYDEADIERLMQDPGIVRNRAKIVSTLNNARRACELVEETGSLARWLWAFEPGDDERPTVVDLAYWTQNPTSPASVRLSKALKKRGWTFVGPTTMYALMQAVGMVNDHLEGCACRPHIEDLRCQFTRP, encoded by the coding sequence ATGGAAGAATCAGGACTGACTACCGACGAAACCGGGCGAACCCACTGCACCTGGCGCACGGCCGCGCCGGAATATCCGCGCTACCACGATCATGAGTGGGGCGTGCCGGTGGCGGGTGATATCGCGCTGTACGAGAAGATCTGCCTGGAGGGCTTCCAGGCGGGCATGGCCTGGATCACCATTTTGCGCAAGCGTGAGCAGTTCCGCGCGGCTTTTGATGGGTTTGATTTTCACCGGGTGGCGCAGTACGACGAGGCGGACATCGAGCGGTTGATGCAGGACCCAGGCATCGTGCGCAATCGGGCAAAGATCGTGTCGACCCTCAATAACGCACGCAGGGCCTGTGAGCTGGTGGAGGAGACGGGTTCGCTGGCGCGCTGGCTGTGGGCCTTCGAGCCCGGTGATGATGAACGCCCAACTGTAGTGGACCTGGCTTACTGGACGCAAAACCCCACATCGCCGGCGTCGGTGCGTTTATCCAAGGCGCTGAAGAAGCGCGGCTGGACGTTCGTGGGTCCGACCACGATGTATGCGCTGATGCAGGCGGTGGGGATGGTCAATGATCACCTGGAAGGCTGCGCGTGTCGGCCGCACATTGAAGACTTGCGGTGTCAGTTCACACGACCCTGA
- a CDS encoding pirin family protein, translated as MKKIIGIYTSPRAHWVGDGFPVRTLFSYDSMGKHISPFLLLDHAGPVDFTPTEQRRGVGQHPHRGFETVTIVYDGEVEHRDSTGAGGKIGPGDVQWMTAAKGILHEEFHSEAFARSGGVMEMVQLWVNLPAKDKMAEAGYQTLVDRDIPVLPLPNDAGHLRLIAGEFAGTRGPARTFTPIDVWDMRLNAGQSVTLDLHPGRNTALVILRGTVLVNGEEVARQGQLALFERDGTQLTLAPNEDAKVLLLSGEPIDEPVVGHGPFVMNTEEEIHQAFADFHAGKFGQMHG; from the coding sequence ATGAAAAAAATCATCGGCATCTACACCAGCCCTCGCGCCCACTGGGTCGGCGACGGTTTCCCGGTACGCACGCTGTTTTCCTACGACTCGATGGGCAAGCACATCAGCCCATTCCTGTTGCTGGACCACGCCGGCCCCGTAGATTTCACCCCGACCGAGCAACGTCGCGGTGTCGGCCAGCACCCCCATCGCGGCTTTGAAACCGTGACCATCGTCTACGACGGTGAAGTCGAACACCGCGACTCCACCGGCGCCGGCGGCAAAATCGGCCCTGGCGACGTGCAATGGATGACCGCCGCCAAAGGCATCCTCCATGAGGAATTCCACTCCGAAGCCTTCGCCCGTAGCGGCGGGGTCATGGAAATGGTGCAACTGTGGGTCAACCTGCCGGCCAAGGACAAAATGGCCGAGGCGGGCTACCAGACCCTCGTCGACCGCGATATCCCGGTGTTGCCGTTGCCCAACGACGCCGGGCACCTGCGCCTGATCGCCGGCGAGTTCGCCGGTACCCGCGGGCCGGCCCGTACGTTTACTCCCATTGACGTATGGGACATGCGCCTCAATGCCGGCCAATCGGTGACCCTCGACCTGCACCCGGGACGCAACACCGCCCTGGTGATCCTGAGGGGAACAGTGCTGGTCAACGGTGAGGAGGTCGCACGCCAGGGGCAACTGGCTTTGTTCGAGCGCGACGGCACCCAACTGACCCTGGCGCCCAACGAAGATGCCAAGGTGTTGCTATTGAGCGGTGAACCTATCGACGAGCCTGTCGTCGGTCACGGGCCGTTTGTGATGAATACCGAGGAGGAGATTCATCAGGCGTTTGCCGACTTTCATGCCGGTAAATTCGGGCAAATGCACGGTTGA
- a CDS encoding mechanosensitive ion channel domain-containing protein yields MPSFIADHPMLCALALIFIDIAVWRLISADLANWKLAARLVIFAVFSAVLFNDGMNPMQLAPYADDTALHLAATALQIGWWLFAARTLTVLLGALMMQRVGHTGRLLQDLMGAVIFLIAIIAAMAYVLDLPVKGVLATSGAVAIIVGLALQSTLSDVFSGIVLNTTKPYQLDDWISIDGTEGRVTDIDWRATRLQTSQGSMAVIPNSLAAKAKIINFSRPADMFGLAVSVQVSPHARPQTVIEALERAMQGCRPLLSKPAPSVAFKTSASGGVEYEISGFVPAMPLKREVRNQLYDLAFRHLQAAGVSLLSAAESATPAQTSRARALLDNSTIFSTLRQEEKDTFSQNMTLHTYRAGEMILPAGEVSDHLFIVESGVVSVMLTKGGHKFEAGRMGPGEVIGEAGILTDQAALADFCAKTFCTLYRIEKEYLTPCLDARHDIGDAMKTLLDFRLHAAQALTEETPVVPVKKGFLQWLRKRGV; encoded by the coding sequence ATGCCCTCATTTATCGCTGATCACCCGATGCTGTGCGCCCTGGCGCTGATTTTTATCGACATTGCCGTGTGGCGCCTTATTTCCGCCGACCTCGCCAACTGGAAGCTGGCGGCGCGGTTGGTGATTTTTGCCGTGTTCAGCGCCGTGCTGTTCAACGACGGCATGAACCCCATGCAGCTTGCGCCCTATGCGGACGACACGGCGCTGCACCTGGCGGCGACCGCCTTGCAGATTGGCTGGTGGCTGTTTGCGGCGCGTACGCTGACGGTGTTGCTGGGTGCGCTGATGATGCAGCGGGTCGGGCATACCGGGCGCTTGCTGCAAGACCTGATGGGGGCGGTGATCTTCCTGATTGCGATCATTGCCGCCATGGCTTATGTGCTCGACCTGCCGGTCAAGGGCGTGCTCGCGACGTCCGGCGCCGTGGCGATCATCGTCGGCCTGGCGTTGCAGAGCACCTTGAGCGATGTGTTTTCCGGGATCGTGCTCAACACCACCAAGCCCTATCAGCTGGATGACTGGATTTCCATCGACGGCACCGAAGGCCGGGTGACCGATATCGACTGGCGCGCCACGCGCCTGCAAACCTCCCAGGGCAGCATGGCGGTGATCCCCAATTCGCTGGCGGCCAAGGCCAAGATCATCAATTTCTCGCGGCCGGCGGATATGTTCGGCTTGGCGGTGAGCGTGCAAGTCAGCCCCCATGCGCGTCCGCAAACGGTGATCGAGGCGCTGGAGCGGGCCATGCAAGGTTGCCGGCCGCTGCTGAGCAAGCCCGCGCCGAGCGTGGCGTTCAAGACCTCCGCCAGTGGCGGTGTCGAATACGAGATCAGCGGGTTCGTTCCGGCCATGCCGCTCAAGCGCGAAGTCCGTAACCAGCTGTATGACCTGGCCTTCCGGCACCTGCAGGCGGCGGGCGTGAGTCTGTTGTCGGCCGCCGAAAGCGCTACTCCGGCGCAAACATCACGGGCGCGGGCGCTGTTGGATAATTCGACGATTTTTTCCACCTTGCGCCAGGAGGAAAAAGACACGTTCAGCCAGAACATGACCCTGCACACCTACCGTGCCGGCGAGATGATTTTGCCGGCCGGAGAGGTCAGCGATCATTTGTTCATCGTGGAGTCTGGCGTGGTCTCGGTGATGCTGACCAAGGGCGGGCATAAATTCGAGGCCGGGCGCATGGGGCCGGGCGAGGTCATTGGCGAGGCGGGCATCCTGACCGACCAGGCCGCGCTGGCCGACTTTTGCGCCAAGACCTTCTGCACCTTGTACCGCATCGAAAAGGAGTACCTGACGCCGTGCCTGGATGCGCGCCACGACATCGGCGATGCGATGAAAACCCTGCTGGATTTCCGCCTGCACGCCGCGCAGGCCCTGACCGAGGAAACGCCGGTGGTGCCGGTGAAGAAGGGTTTCCTGCAGTGGCTACGCAAGCGTGGCGTGTGA
- a CDS encoding sigma-70 family RNA polymerase sigma factor, translated as MNDAVVPTHVPELTLSSLYRDHRSWLESWLRRRLGNAWDAADLSQDTFLRVLASAQPITQMQEPRAYLVTVGKRLLVNFHQRRSLEQAYLNALANLPDACVPSPEQRWLVLETLQALDELLDGLPVLVRRAFLWSQLEGLGYRQIAERLEVSERTVKRYMAQAYEHCLLVDL; from the coding sequence ATGAATGATGCTGTTGTTCCGACCCACGTCCCCGAACTGACGTTGTCGAGTCTGTACCGCGACCATCGCAGCTGGCTCGAAAGCTGGCTGCGCCGGCGCCTGGGCAATGCCTGGGATGCCGCCGACCTGAGCCAGGACACGTTCCTGCGTGTACTCGCCAGCGCGCAGCCGATTACGCAGATGCAGGAGCCGCGGGCGTACCTGGTGACGGTAGGCAAGCGCCTGCTGGTGAATTTCCATCAGCGGCGCAGCCTCGAACAGGCCTACCTGAATGCCTTGGCAAACCTGCCGGACGCCTGTGTACCGTCGCCCGAACAACGCTGGCTGGTGCTGGAAACCCTGCAAGCCCTGGATGAACTGCTCGATGGCTTGCCGGTGCTGGTCCGTCGCGCGTTTCTCTGGAGCCAACTGGAGGGCCTGGGCTATCGGCAGATCGCCGAACGCCTGGAGGTGTCCGAACGCACGGTCAAACGCTATATGGCCCAAGCCTACGAGCATTGCCTGCTGGTGGACCTGTGA
- a CDS encoding MFS transporter, with product MPIANAAPATTVADPVNTLYHKITWKLIPFLCFCYLAAYLDRINIGFAKLQMLDQLQFSETAFGLGAGLFFVGYIIFEVPSNLVLERVGAKIWIARIMITWGLLSACTMLVTSTTQFYILRFLLGAAEAGFLPGVLYYLTTWFPTHRRGRIIALFMIGLPLSSVIGGPLSGWIMGHFDHVGGLRGWQWLFLIEAVPSVLLGVLTFWALPNTYQQAKWLSDDEKALLQSELRKDDADGAGSKHSFRDGFFNLKVWMLGGIDFSILLSAYAMGFWMPTFIRNAGVTDTFHIGVLTALPSVAALLGMLLIGASSDKHRERRWHIIVPFFIGAAAMAASTFFTHNVAATVALFAIASAAIIGAVPVFFSLPATFLKGTAAATGFALACSVANIAGLVSNSLMGVAIDVTGSSAGALWFFAGCLILSSFLVIALPAKLVNR from the coding sequence ATGCCCATTGCGAATGCAGCGCCCGCGACCACCGTCGCCGATCCGGTCAACACGCTTTACCACAAGATCACCTGGAAGCTGATTCCCTTCCTGTGCTTCTGCTACCTGGCCGCGTACCTGGACCGGATCAACATCGGTTTCGCCAAATTGCAGATGCTCGATCAGTTGCAGTTCAGCGAAACCGCGTTCGGCCTCGGTGCCGGGCTGTTTTTCGTCGGCTACATCATCTTTGAAGTGCCGAGCAACCTGGTGCTGGAACGAGTCGGCGCAAAAATCTGGATCGCGCGCATCATGATCACCTGGGGCCTGCTGTCGGCCTGCACCATGCTGGTCACTTCCACCACCCAGTTCTACATCCTGCGGTTTTTGCTCGGCGCCGCTGAAGCGGGCTTTCTGCCGGGCGTCCTGTACTATCTGACCACCTGGTTCCCCACCCACCGACGCGGACGCATCATTGCGCTGTTCATGATCGGCCTGCCGCTGTCCAGCGTGATCGGCGGCCCGCTGTCCGGCTGGATCATGGGCCACTTCGACCATGTGGGCGGCCTGCGGGGCTGGCAGTGGCTGTTCCTGATTGAAGCGGTGCCCAGCGTGTTGCTCGGCGTGCTGACCTTCTGGGCGCTGCCCAACACCTACCAGCAAGCCAAATGGCTCTCGGACGATGAAAAAGCCCTGCTGCAAAGCGAACTGCGCAAGGATGATGCCGACGGCGCGGGCAGCAAGCACAGCTTTCGCGACGGGTTTTTCAACCTCAAGGTGTGGATGCTGGGCGGCATCGACTTCTCGATCCTGCTCAGTGCCTACGCGATGGGCTTCTGGATGCCGACTTTCATCCGCAACGCAGGGGTCACCGACACCTTTCATATCGGCGTGCTTACGGCGCTGCCGAGCGTCGCCGCGCTGCTGGGCATGCTGCTGATCGGCGCCAGCTCCGACAAACACCGCGAGCGCCGCTGGCACATCATCGTGCCGTTTTTCATTGGCGCGGCGGCGATGGCCGCCAGTACGTTCTTTACCCACAACGTGGCGGCCACTGTGGCGCTGTTCGCGATTGCCTCGGCAGCGATCATTGGCGCCGTGCCGGTGTTCTTCAGCCTGCCGGCGACCTTTCTCAAAGGCACCGCCGCCGCCACGGGTTTTGCCCTGGCGTGCTCGGTAGCGAACATCGCAGGCTTGGTCAGCAACTCGTTGATGGGGGTGGCGATCGACGTCACCGGCAGCAGCGCGGGCGCCTTGTGGTTTTTTGCCGGCTGCCTGATCCTCAGCAGCTTCCTGGTGATTGCCCTGCCGGCGAAACTGGTGAACCGCTGA
- a CDS encoding TOBE domain-containing protein: MTIKAINVRNQFKGVIKEILLGEVVSEIDVQTASGIVTSVITTRSVRDLELKIGSEVIAFVKSTEVSIAKL; this comes from the coding sequence ATGACCATTAAAGCGATCAACGTGCGCAACCAGTTCAAGGGCGTGATCAAGGAGATCCTGCTGGGGGAAGTGGTGTCGGAAATCGACGTGCAAACCGCGTCCGGTATCGTTACGTCTGTGATCACCACCCGCTCGGTGCGTGACTTGGAATTGAAAATCGGCAGTGAAGTGATTGCTTTTGTGAAGTCGACCGAAGTATCCATCGCCAAGCTGTGA
- a CDS encoding FecR domain-containing protein: MSRDVARAAAQWLALLESGAATERDHAALQHWRDSHPQHEQTWQKAQTLRQRFSDLPQALAMASLDRPQPGRRAVLKRALGLAALVPTAWLISRQLPIEAWRADLHTSTGERKRVALADGGSLQLNTATAVDVDLAQRRITLVDGELALDVPGAAPMTVQTRYGELKVSQAEVCVRQLAAGCRVSVLKGTVQVRDLGGQTATLQGGQQARLKTGGLGAWVPFDVLQLGWRDGVLTAQNQPLGDFLRELQRYRPGVLRWEPSLEALRVTGSFRLDDTDRILDLLASSLGFRVQARTRYWVTLS; this comes from the coding sequence GTGAGCCGTGACGTCGCCCGCGCCGCCGCCCAGTGGCTGGCGCTGCTCGAATCCGGCGCGGCGACCGAGCGTGATCATGCAGCGCTGCAACACTGGCGTGACAGCCACCCGCAACACGAACAGACCTGGCAGAAAGCCCAGACCTTGCGCCAACGTTTCAGTGACTTGCCCCAAGCCCTGGCGATGGCCAGCCTCGACCGCCCGCAACCGGGGCGCCGCGCCGTGCTCAAGCGTGCCTTGGGTCTCGCGGCATTGGTGCCGACCGCCTGGCTGATCAGCCGTCAATTGCCCATCGAAGCATGGCGCGCCGACCTGCATACCTCGACCGGCGAGCGCAAACGCGTGGCACTGGCCGACGGTGGCAGCCTGCAACTCAATACCGCGACGGCGGTGGACGTGGACTTGGCGCAGCGGCGCATCACGTTGGTGGACGGTGAGTTGGCGCTTGATGTGCCTGGTGCAGCGCCGATGACTGTGCAAACCCGCTACGGCGAGTTGAAGGTCAGCCAGGCTGAGGTGTGTGTACGGCAACTGGCCGCGGGTTGTCGGGTGTCTGTGCTCAAGGGCACGGTGCAGGTGCGCGATCTGGGCGGGCAAACGGCGACCTTGCAAGGAGGTCAGCAAGCGCGGTTGAAAACTGGCGGGCTAGGGGCCTGGGTACCGTTCGACGTGCTGCAACTGGGCTGGCGCGACGGCGTGCTGACCGCGCAGAACCAACCGCTGGGGGATTTCCTGCGGGAGCTGCAACGCTATCGGCCGGGCGTGCTCCGCTGGGAGCCCAGCCTGGAGGCCCTGCGGGTTACCGGTAGTTTTCGCTTGGACGACACCGATCGCATTCTCGACTTGCTGGCCTCAAGCCTGGGGTTCCGTGTACAAGCGCGTACCCGGTATTGGGTCACACTTTCCTGA
- a CDS encoding C4-dicarboxylate transporter DctA: MEIPPMLRWCSRSIFLQVVIGLMLGVICGLALPEFSSQLKPLGDGFIKLIKMLIGLIVFCVVVSGISGAGDLKKVGRIGLKSVIYFEILTTIALVIGLVMAFSTGIGTGANIHLEQLSSAGLNELADKGQHIKGTSQFLMDLIPNSVIGAFADNNVLQVLLFSVLFGSALNLVGEAASGITRLINELSHVIFRIMGMIVRLAPIGVFGAIAFTTSTYGLDSLQHLGSLVGLFYLTCFAFVGLILGLVMRVSGLRMLPLLKYLREELLIVMGTASSDAVLPQVMRKLEHLGIGSSTVGLVIPTGYSFNLDGFSIYLTLAIVFIANATGTPLSMTDLMTILLVSLITSKGAHGIPGSALVILAATLTAIPAIPVVGLVLVLAVDWFMGIGRALTNLIGNCVATVAIARWEKDIDIQRANKVLDGQQGYAFQAKKPVLPAHQEF, translated from the coding sequence ATAGAGATCCCTCCCATGCTCAGATGGTGCTCGCGTTCGATTTTCCTGCAAGTCGTGATTGGCCTGATGCTCGGCGTCATTTGCGGCCTGGCCCTTCCCGAATTCTCTTCGCAACTCAAACCCCTGGGTGACGGCTTTATCAAGCTGATCAAGATGCTGATCGGCCTGATCGTGTTCTGCGTGGTGGTCAGCGGCATCTCCGGCGCCGGCGACTTGAAGAAAGTCGGACGCATCGGCCTCAAGTCGGTGATCTACTTTGAAATACTCACCACCATCGCCCTGGTGATCGGCCTGGTGATGGCCTTCAGCACCGGCATCGGCACCGGCGCCAATATTCATCTGGAGCAACTGTCGTCTGCGGGCCTCAATGAACTGGCCGACAAGGGCCAGCACATCAAGGGCACCAGCCAGTTCCTGATGGACCTGATCCCCAACTCGGTGATCGGTGCCTTTGCCGACAACAACGTGCTGCAAGTGCTGCTGTTCTCAGTGCTGTTCGGCAGTGCGTTGAACCTGGTGGGCGAAGCGGCCTCGGGCATCACGCGGCTGATCAATGAACTGAGCCACGTGATTTTCCGCATCATGGGCATGATCGTGCGCCTGGCGCCCATCGGCGTGTTCGGCGCGATCGCCTTCACCACCAGCACCTACGGGCTGGACTCCCTGCAACACTTGGGCAGCCTGGTGGGCTTGTTCTACCTGACCTGCTTCGCGTTCGTCGGCCTGATCCTCGGCCTGGTGATGCGCGTGTCGGGCCTGCGCATGTTGCCGCTGCTCAAGTACCTGCGTGAAGAGCTGCTGATCGTGATGGGTACCGCCTCTTCCGACGCCGTGCTGCCGCAGGTCATGCGTAAACTCGAGCACCTGGGAATTGGCAGCTCCACCGTCGGCCTGGTGATTCCGACCGGGTATTCGTTCAACCTCGACGGTTTCTCGATCTACCTGACCCTGGCCATCGTCTTTATCGCCAACGCCACCGGCACGCCGCTGTCGATGACCGACCTGATGACCATTCTGCTGGTGTCGTTGATTACCTCCAAGGGCGCCCACGGCATACCCGGTTCGGCGCTGGTGATCCTGGCGGCGACACTCACCGCCATCCCGGCGATTCCGGTGGTGGGCCTGGTGCTGGTGCTGGCGGTGGATTGGTTCATGGGCATCGGTCGCGCCTTGACCAACCTGATCGGCAACTGCGTCGCCACCGTGGCCATTGCGCGCTGGGAGAAAGACATCGATATCCAGCGCGCCAACAAGGTGTTGGATGGCCAGCAAGGTTACGCCTTCCAGGCCAAGAAACCGGTGTTGCCGGCGCATCAGGAGTTCTAA
- a CDS encoding GntR family transcriptional regulator, translating into MTAHALQRDPIFPALRLIAGKKPSVDDIYPRLFDAILEQRIAPASRFTEESLGETFGVSRSVIRRVLAKLSHQQVVILRPNQRAQVAAPDAQQTRQILEARRLTEITVVQLACAQATPQQVRQLRDVIARERECIERDQRGPAIRLSGEFHLQLAQMAGNAPLAQFLNSLVPLTSLIIAQYEAQACTYCAWQEHVAIVEAIEQRDVGAAVSLMTRHLDHLEAKLLPGNRADL; encoded by the coding sequence ATGACCGCTCATGCACTGCAACGCGACCCGATCTTCCCTGCCCTGCGCCTGATCGCCGGTAAAAAGCCTTCAGTGGACGATATCTACCCACGCCTGTTCGACGCCATTCTGGAACAACGCATCGCCCCGGCCAGTCGTTTTACCGAAGAGAGCCTGGGCGAAACCTTTGGCGTGAGCCGCAGCGTGATCCGCCGCGTTCTGGCAAAGCTGTCGCACCAGCAGGTGGTCATCCTGCGCCCCAACCAACGCGCTCAGGTGGCTGCGCCGGATGCCCAGCAAACCCGGCAGATCCTCGAAGCACGACGCCTGACCGAGATCACCGTGGTGCAATTGGCCTGTGCCCAGGCAACGCCCCAGCAGGTGCGCCAACTGCGCGACGTGATCGCCCGCGAGCGTGAGTGTATTGAGCGCGACCAACGCGGGCCGGCGATCCGTTTATCCGGGGAGTTTCATCTGCAACTGGCGCAGATGGCCGGCAACGCGCCGTTGGCGCAGTTCCTCAACAGCCTGGTGCCGCTGACCTCGCTGATCATTGCTCAGTATGAGGCGCAAGCCTGCACGTACTGCGCGTGGCAGGAGCATGTGGCGATTGTCGAGGCGATTGAACAGCGCGATGTGGGTGCGGCGGTAAGCCTGATGACCCGGCATCTTGATCACCTGGAAGCGAAGCTGTTGCCAGGCAACAGGGCTGACCTTTGA
- a CDS encoding FadR/GntR family transcriptional regulator, giving the protein MISTSTVVNSVVEKLRAALARGQWRRGEMLPGQRELAEQLGISRPSLREAVIVLETLGLVRSMPGKGVVVLETSISGPPSSDAVAHASLEDILQLRYTLEPFIVGLVAQSISSKEVGQLRLTLMDMREALDAGDAEAGMNAYIGFHEELFALTSNPIFQNVVQQTSNALKQSAQMLRNSPEHLAERLQENEAVVRAIRNKNSALASAEMRRHILQEGLRMGIALNIPDDHLGS; this is encoded by the coding sequence GTGATCAGCACCTCAACCGTCGTCAATTCAGTGGTAGAAAAGCTGCGCGCCGCCCTCGCGCGGGGCCAGTGGCGCCGGGGCGAAATGCTCCCCGGCCAGCGTGAACTGGCCGAACAGCTGGGCATCAGCCGCCCCAGCCTGCGCGAAGCGGTGATCGTGCTGGAAACCCTCGGCCTGGTGCGCTCCATGCCCGGCAAAGGCGTGGTGGTACTTGAAACCAGCATCAGCGGGCCGCCATCGAGCGACGCAGTAGCGCACGCCAGCCTGGAAGATATCCTGCAACTGCGCTACACCCTCGAACCCTTCATCGTCGGCCTGGTGGCCCAGTCCATCAGCAGCAAGGAAGTCGGCCAACTGCGCCTGACGCTGATGGACATGCGCGAAGCCCTCGACGCAGGCGACGCCGAAGCCGGCATGAATGCCTACATCGGTTTTCACGAAGAACTGTTTGCCCTCACGTCCAACCCGATCTTCCAGAACGTGGTGCAGCAGACCAGCAATGCCCTCAAGCAAAGCGCCCAGATGCTGCGCAACTCGCCGGAACATCTGGCCGAACGCCTGCAGGAAAACGAAGCCGTGGTGCGCGCCATCCGCAACAAGAACAGCGCCCTGGCCAGTGCCGAAATGCGCCGGCATATCCTCCAGGAAGGCCTGCGCATGGGCATTGCCCTGAACATCCCGGACGACCATCTGGGCAGCTGA